In Streptomyces sp. DG2A-72, one genomic interval encodes:
- a CDS encoding helix-turn-helix domain-containing protein produces the protein MGDHKEQPLRVGAAVRRRRRALELTLAVVAERSGLSVPFLSQVENDRARPSRSSLEKMADALRTTAVELLAAADPACSVDVVRAECEPGPEPSTRSLVRGHHQMHASEFTGDHDAGREFQYRNDQLMYVADGAVEIEAEGRAYRLGRGDTLYLTGGVRHRWRATEPDTRVVVVAVAEHIEAVRDRPRR, from the coding sequence ATGGGCGACCACAAAGAACAACCGCTTCGCGTGGGCGCGGCCGTGCGGCGGCGGCGGCGGGCGCTGGAGCTCACGCTCGCCGTCGTGGCCGAGCGCAGCGGCCTGTCGGTCCCGTTCCTGAGCCAGGTCGAGAACGACCGCGCACGCCCCAGCAGAAGCTCCCTGGAGAAGATGGCCGACGCCCTGCGCACCACCGCCGTCGAACTCCTCGCCGCCGCCGACCCGGCGTGCAGCGTCGACGTCGTCCGCGCGGAGTGCGAACCGGGTCCGGAACCCAGCACGCGTTCCCTGGTGCGCGGTCACCACCAGATGCACGCCTCGGAGTTCACCGGCGACCATGACGCGGGCCGCGAATTCCAGTACCGCAACGACCAGTTGATGTACGTGGCCGACGGAGCGGTGGAGATCGAGGCGGAGGGCCGCGCCTACCGCCTGGGCCGTGGCGACACGTTGTACCTCACCGGCGGGGTGCGTCACCGCTGGCGCGCCACCGAGCCGGACACCCGGGTGGTCGTCGTCGCGGTGGCCGAGCACATCGAGGCCGTCCGGGACCGGCCGCGCCGGTGA
- a CDS encoding transposase, whose product MDRRLVMDAALYKLRNGICWNELPDEEFGRWQTIYNNASRWLKEGIREKAILRLGEYEGTPLTPAYRLPSMKVTINFAPRPDEEAEVDDSPARRSM is encoded by the coding sequence GTGGACCGCCGTCTCGTCATGGACGCCGCGCTCTACAAGCTGCGCAATGGGATTTGCTGGAATGAGCTCCCCGATGAGGAGTTCGGACGCTGGCAGACCATCTACAACAACGCCAGCAGATGGCTCAAGGAGGGGATCCGGGAGAAGGCGATCCTCAGGCTGGGCGAGTATGAGGGCACCCCTCTGACGCCCGCGTACCGGCTTCCCTCCATGAAAGTGACCATTAACTTTGCTCCGCGTCCAGATGAGGAGGCCGAGGTGGATGACTCGCCTGCGCGGAGGAGTATGTGA
- a CDS encoding ABC transporter permease/substrate binding protein, giving the protein MPRIEFGSWVNDAVDWLTTHLGWLFDFLEEVFRGAYEGVDSVLQAPEPLLLAGIFAVIAFWLRGTLAGILTFAGFAFIISLELWENAMMTLSLVFVATVIALVLSVPVGIWAARSNRVSAVVRPVLDLMQTLPAMVYLIPAILFFGSGAAAGIVATLIFALAPGVRMTELGIRQVDKELVEAAEAFGTTPRDTLMRVQFPLALPTVMAGVNQVIMLGLSMAAIAGMVGADGLGGDVNEAIGQLNVGLGAEAGIAIVILAIYLDRMTSALGTQVSPLGRRAAARLRAAQGLKIWSYRPRPAVAVVGVVVLALVAGGMGVFGGDKTEPVASGTNVGQGKKISIGYIPWDEGVASTYLWKEVLEQRGYEVETKQFEAGPLYTSLSQGDIDFQTDSWLPVTHEQYWKKYGKQLEDLGAWYGPTSLELSVPAYMKDVDSLDDLKGKAAEFGGKITGIESSAGMMSLLKSKVLKEYGLDKEYKVVDSSTPAMLAQLKRAYAKQEPIVVTLWSPHWAYSDYKLKKLKDPKGAWGSGDGVHTLARKGFTQENPVVSQWLKNFKLSEEQLTSLESEINKAGQGKQQQAVRTWLKSNPGVVDKLAPVQSTAGPAEAKRPLDVAWFPWDEDVAVTYLWKNVLERRGYKLNLKQMDVGPVYTGLASGDLDLNFDAWLPYAQSNYWDQHKDKLNDLGTWYEPTSLEVAVPSYVKGIDSLEDLKGKAGTFDGKIIGIEPGTGEMNLLKTKVLPGYGLDKEYDVVDGSTPAMLAELKRAYAKREPIAVVLWSPHWAYSEYKLTKLADPEKYFGEGNTIRTISNQDFPERYPQLTKWIKNFKMSEDELGTLEQEIKNRGQGHEEEAVAAWLKEHPDMVDRMTPAAQPAT; this is encoded by the coding sequence GTGCCTAGGATCGAGTTCGGCTCCTGGGTCAACGACGCGGTCGACTGGCTCACCACCCACCTGGGATGGCTCTTCGACTTCCTCGAAGAGGTCTTCCGCGGCGCCTACGAGGGCGTCGACTCCGTGCTGCAGGCGCCCGAGCCGCTGCTCCTCGCGGGCATCTTCGCGGTGATCGCCTTCTGGCTGCGCGGCACGCTCGCCGGCATCCTCACCTTCGCGGGATTCGCCTTCATCATCTCCCTGGAGTTGTGGGAGAACGCGATGATGACGCTGTCACTCGTCTTCGTCGCCACCGTCATCGCGCTCGTCCTCTCGGTGCCCGTGGGCATCTGGGCGGCCCGCTCGAACCGGGTCAGCGCGGTCGTACGGCCCGTGCTGGACCTGATGCAGACGCTGCCGGCGATGGTCTACCTCATCCCGGCGATCCTCTTCTTCGGCAGCGGCGCCGCCGCGGGCATCGTCGCCACCCTGATCTTCGCGCTCGCCCCCGGCGTGCGCATGACCGAGCTGGGCATCCGCCAGGTCGACAAGGAACTGGTCGAGGCCGCCGAGGCGTTCGGCACCACCCCGCGCGACACCCTGATGCGCGTCCAGTTCCCGCTGGCGCTGCCCACCGTGATGGCCGGTGTGAACCAGGTCATCATGCTCGGCCTGTCCATGGCCGCAATCGCCGGCATGGTCGGCGCCGACGGCCTCGGCGGTGACGTGAACGAGGCGATCGGCCAGCTCAACGTAGGCCTGGGCGCCGAAGCGGGCATCGCCATCGTGATCCTCGCGATCTACCTCGACCGCATGACCAGCGCGCTGGGCACCCAGGTCTCGCCGCTCGGCCGCCGGGCCGCCGCCCGGCTGCGTGCCGCGCAGGGCCTGAAGATCTGGTCGTACCGTCCCCGCCCGGCCGTCGCCGTGGTCGGCGTCGTCGTCCTCGCGCTCGTCGCGGGCGGCATGGGCGTCTTCGGCGGCGACAAGACCGAACCGGTCGCCTCCGGCACGAACGTCGGCCAGGGCAAGAAGATCAGCATCGGCTACATCCCCTGGGACGAGGGCGTCGCCTCCACCTACCTCTGGAAGGAGGTGCTGGAGCAGCGCGGCTACGAGGTGGAGACCAAGCAGTTCGAGGCCGGACCGCTCTACACCTCGCTCTCCCAGGGCGACATCGACTTCCAGACCGACTCCTGGCTGCCGGTCACGCACGAGCAGTACTGGAAGAAGTACGGCAAGCAGCTGGAGGACCTGGGCGCCTGGTACGGCCCCACCTCTCTGGAGCTGAGCGTGCCCGCCTACATGAAGGACGTCGACTCTCTCGACGACCTCAAGGGCAAGGCCGCGGAGTTCGGCGGCAAGATCACCGGCATCGAGTCCAGCGCCGGCATGATGAGCCTGCTCAAGAGCAAGGTCCTCAAGGAGTACGGCCTCGACAAGGAGTACAAGGTCGTCGACAGCTCCACGCCGGCGATGCTGGCACAGCTCAAGCGCGCCTACGCCAAGCAGGAACCGATCGTCGTCACGCTCTGGTCGCCGCACTGGGCGTACAGCGACTACAAGCTGAAGAAGCTCAAGGACCCGAAGGGCGCCTGGGGCTCGGGCGACGGCGTGCACACCCTCGCGCGCAAGGGCTTCACCCAGGAGAACCCGGTCGTCAGCCAGTGGCTGAAGAACTTCAAGCTGAGCGAGGAACAGCTCACCAGCCTGGAGTCGGAGATCAACAAGGCCGGCCAGGGCAAGCAGCAGCAAGCCGTACGCACCTGGCTGAAGTCGAACCCGGGTGTCGTCGACAAGCTGGCCCCGGTGCAGAGCACCGCGGGCCCGGCCGAGGCGAAGCGTCCCCTGGACGTGGCCTGGTTCCCCTGGGACGAGGACGTCGCCGTCACCTACCTGTGGAAGAACGTCCTGGAACGGCGCGGCTACAAGCTGAACCTCAAGCAGATGGACGTCGGCCCGGTCTACACCGGCCTGGCCTCCGGCGACCTCGATCTCAACTTCGACGCCTGGCTGCCCTACGCCCAGTCGAACTACTGGGATCAGCACAAGGACAAGCTCAACGACCTGGGCACCTGGTACGAGCCGACGTCACTGGAAGTCGCCGTCCCCTCGTATGTGAAGGGCATCGACTCCCTCGAGGACCTCAAGGGCAAGGCCGGCACCTTCGACGGGAAGATCATCGGCATCGAGCCGGGCACCGGCGAGATGAACCTCCTCAAGACGAAGGTCCTGCCCGGGTACGGCCTCGACAAGGAGTACGACGTCGTCGACGGCTCCACGCCGGCGATGCTGGCCGAGCTCAAGCGGGCCTACGCCAAGCGGGAGCCGATCGCCGTCGTCCTGTGGTCGCCGCACTGGGCGTACAGCGAGTACAAGCTGACCAAGCTCGCCGACCCGGAGAAGTACTTCGGCGAGGGCAACACCATCCGCACCATCTCCAACCAGGACTTCCCCGAGCGGTACCCGCAGCTCACGAAGTGGATCAAGAACTTCAAGATGAGCGAGGACGAGCTCGGCACCCTGGAGCAGGAGATCAAGAACCGCGGGCAGGGCCACGAGGAGGAGGCCGTCGCCGCCTGGCTCAAGGAGCACCCGGACATGGTGGACCGGATGACTCCGGCCGCCCAGCCGGCGACCTGA
- a CDS encoding TDT family transporter, which yields MVTAAQLLPRATARPPRVPAVRHLGPNWYATVMGTAIVATAGAALPAPLSGAPGLRALCATVWVLSFLLLVALLCARALHWVHHRDQARAHLLDPAVAPFYGCLAMALLAVGGGALTVGRDWIGTDAAVALDAVLFTAGTVVGLAAAVAVPYLMAVRHRVEPHQATPVWLLPLVAPMVSAALGPLLVPYLPPGQAQETLLLGCFALFGLSLLATLLMLPLVFGRLITRGPLPLALTPTLFLVLGPLGQSTTAVGHFANVAPGVVPAPYSDGLGILAVLYGVPVMGFALLWSVFATAHVLRARRDGMRFAMTWWAFTFPVGTCVTGAQALSRHTGLVAFEWLATGLYVVVVVAWGTAALHTARGLVSGELLAEPRPALVGPRSATGRTR from the coding sequence ATGGTCACCGCAGCCCAGCTCCTCCCTCGTGCCACCGCACGACCCCCGCGCGTCCCGGCCGTCCGTCACCTCGGACCCAACTGGTACGCCACCGTCATGGGCACCGCCATCGTCGCCACCGCCGGCGCCGCCCTGCCCGCTCCCCTCTCCGGCGCCCCCGGCCTGCGTGCCCTCTGTGCCACGGTGTGGGTCCTCTCGTTCCTCCTGCTCGTCGCACTGCTCTGCGCCCGGGCCCTCCATTGGGTTCACCACCGCGACCAGGCCCGCGCCCATCTCCTCGACCCCGCCGTCGCGCCCTTCTACGGCTGCCTCGCCATGGCCCTGCTGGCCGTCGGCGGCGGTGCCCTCACCGTCGGACGGGACTGGATCGGGACGGACGCGGCGGTCGCCCTCGATGCCGTGCTGTTCACCGCCGGCACGGTCGTGGGGCTCGCGGCAGCTGTCGCCGTCCCGTACCTGATGGCCGTACGGCATCGGGTGGAGCCGCATCAGGCCACGCCCGTATGGCTGCTGCCCCTCGTCGCTCCCATGGTGTCCGCCGCGCTCGGGCCGCTCCTCGTGCCGTATCTGCCGCCGGGGCAGGCTCAGGAGACTCTGCTGCTCGGCTGCTTCGCGTTGTTCGGGCTCAGTCTTCTGGCGACGCTGCTCATGCTGCCGCTGGTCTTCGGCCGGCTGATCACCAGGGGGCCGTTGCCGCTCGCGCTCACGCCCACGCTCTTCCTCGTGCTGGGGCCGCTCGGGCAGTCCACCACCGCCGTCGGCCACTTCGCGAACGTGGCCCCCGGGGTCGTGCCCGCCCCGTACAGCGACGGGTTGGGGATCCTCGCCGTTCTGTACGGCGTGCCGGTGATGGGCTTCGCCCTGCTCTGGTCGGTGTTCGCCACCGCCCATGTGCTGCGTGCCCGGCGGGACGGGATGAGGTTCGCCATGACCTGGTGGGCGTTCACCTTTCCGGTCGGCACGTGTGTCACCGGCGCGCAGGCGCTGTCGCGGCACACCGGGCTCGTCGCCTTCGAGTGGCTTGCGACTGGCTTGTACGTCGTCGTGGTCGTCGCCTGGGGCACGGCCGCCCTGCATACGGCGCGCGGACTGGTCAGCGGTGAGCTGCTCGCAGAGCCTCGGCCAGCACTCGTGGGGCCTCGGTCAGCGACGGGCCGTACCAGGTGA
- a CDS encoding siderophore-interacting protein gives MAERPARKPRKPHAAQVVRTERLTPHMQRVVLGGDGLADFAAGTCTDHYVKLLFPTGGATYPEPFDLDRIRAEFPREQWPVTRTYTVRHWDAEHRELTLDFVIHGDEGLAGPWAMRVQPGETVRFMGPGGAYAPDASADWHLFVGDESALPAIACALEALPAGAKTFAFVEVSGPEEEQKVDSDVEIIWLHRGDRPIGEALVEAVRALEFPEGRVHAFVHGEAAFVKELRALLRVERQIAREDLSISGYWRLGHNEDGWQAAKREWNARIEAEQEGAAPAA, from the coding sequence ATGGCAGAACGTCCGGCCCGCAAGCCGCGGAAGCCCCATGCCGCACAGGTCGTGCGTACCGAACGGCTGACCCCTCATATGCAGCGAGTCGTTCTCGGCGGCGACGGGCTCGCGGACTTCGCGGCGGGCACCTGCACCGACCACTATGTGAAGCTCCTGTTCCCGACCGGGGGCGCGACCTACCCGGAGCCCTTCGACCTGGACCGGATCCGGGCCGAATTCCCCCGCGAGCAGTGGCCGGTGACCCGCACGTACACCGTGCGGCACTGGGACGCGGAGCACCGCGAGCTGACGCTGGACTTCGTCATTCACGGCGACGAGGGGCTGGCCGGGCCCTGGGCGATGCGGGTGCAGCCCGGCGAGACCGTGCGGTTCATGGGCCCCGGCGGCGCCTATGCCCCCGACGCGAGCGCCGACTGGCATCTGTTCGTAGGTGACGAGAGCGCGCTGCCCGCCATCGCCTGCGCTCTGGAGGCCCTGCCCGCCGGCGCCAAGACCTTCGCCTTCGTCGAGGTCTCCGGCCCCGAGGAGGAGCAGAAGGTGGACTCCGACGTGGAGATCATCTGGCTGCACCGCGGGGACCGGCCCATCGGCGAGGCGCTGGTGGAGGCCGTACGGGCGCTGGAGTTCCCCGAGGGCCGGGTGCACGCGTTCGTGCACGGCGAGGCGGCCTTCGTGAAGGAGCTGCGCGCGCTGCTGCGGGTCGAGCGGCAGATCGCGCGGGAGGACCTCTCGATCTCCGGCTACTGGCGGCTCGGCCACAACGAGGACGGCTGGCAGGCGGCCAAGCGGGAGTGGAACGCGCGCATCGAGGCGGAGCAGGAGGGTGCGGCGCCGGCCGCATGA
- a CDS encoding LysR family transcriptional regulator — MSSATEEPHRPPALLAHRVPDLGALELLLAVARLGSLGGAAREMGITQPAASSRIRSMERQLGVALVDRSPRGSRLTDAGALVTDWARRIVEAAEAFDAGAQALRDRRDSRLRVAASMTIAEYLLPGWLLALRAARPDTAVSLHAGNSAAVAQRLLSDEADLGFVEGLSVPTSLDSVVIAHDHLIVVTAPNHPWARRRRPLAAAELAATPLILREKGSGTRQVLDAALGGLARPLIELSSTTAVKAAAVSGAGPAVLSELAVGEELSMRRLVRVPLEKVSLARDLRAVWPTGHRPTGPARDLLSLTRG, encoded by the coding sequence ATGAGCAGCGCCACGGAAGAACCCCACCGCCCTCCGGCCCTCCTCGCCCACCGGGTGCCGGACTTGGGAGCCCTGGAACTGCTGCTGGCGGTCGCACGGCTCGGCAGCCTCGGCGGAGCGGCCCGCGAAATGGGCATCACCCAGCCCGCGGCGAGCAGCCGGATCCGCTCGATGGAACGCCAGCTGGGCGTGGCCTTGGTGGACCGTTCCCCACGCGGCTCCCGCCTCACCGACGCCGGCGCACTGGTGACGGACTGGGCCCGCAGAATCGTCGAGGCGGCCGAGGCCTTCGACGCGGGCGCCCAGGCACTGCGCGACCGAAGGGACTCACGCCTCAGGGTCGCGGCCAGCATGACGATCGCCGAATACCTCCTGCCGGGCTGGCTCCTGGCCCTGCGCGCCGCCCGCCCCGACACCGCGGTGTCCCTCCACGCGGGCAACTCGGCAGCGGTGGCACAACGCCTGCTCTCCGACGAAGCCGACCTGGGCTTCGTAGAAGGCCTGTCCGTCCCGACCAGCCTCGACTCGGTGGTCATAGCCCACGACCACCTGATCGTCGTCACGGCCCCCAACCACCCCTGGGCCCGCCGCCGACGCCCCCTGGCGGCGGCTGAACTGGCGGCAACCCCCCTCATCCTCCGCGAGAAGGGCTCCGGCACCCGCCAGGTCCTCGACGCAGCCCTGGGCGGCCTCGCCAGACCCCTGATCGAACTCTCCTCCACCACGGCGGTAAAGGCAGCGGCGGTAAGCGGCGCGGGCCCCGCGGTCCTCAGCGAACTGGCGGTCGGCGAGGAACTCTCCATGCGCCGACTGGTGCGCGTCCCACTCGAGAAGGTCTCCCTGGCAAGAGACCTCCGAGCAGTCTGGCCAACGGGCCACCGCCCGACGGGCCCGGCGAGGGACTTGCTGTCGCTGACGCGGGGGTAG
- a CDS encoding 5'-3' exonuclease — MGRLMLLDTASLYFRAYFGVPDSVKAPDGTPVNAVRGLLEFIDRLVKDHRPDALVACMDADWRPQWRVDLIPSYKAHRVAEEHEVGPDEEVVPDTLSPQVPVIEDVLDALGIARVGVEGYEADDVIGTFTARATGPVDIVTGDRDLYQLVDDARGVRVLYPLKGVGTLQLTDEAWLREKYGVDGRGYADLATLRGDPSDGLPGVPGIGEKTAAKLLTEFGDLAGIMAAVDDPKAKLTPSQRKRLDESRPYVAVAPTVVKVADDVPLPDVDTTLPRTPRDPAALEKLAARWGLGGSLQRLLTTLDT; from the coding sequence ATGGGACGACTGATGCTCCTCGACACCGCCTCGCTCTATTTCCGCGCCTATTTCGGCGTTCCGGACTCCGTGAAGGCCCCGGACGGCACGCCGGTGAACGCCGTGCGCGGGCTGCTGGAGTTCATCGACCGTCTGGTCAAGGACCACCGTCCGGACGCTCTGGTGGCCTGCATGGACGCCGACTGGCGGCCGCAGTGGCGGGTCGACCTGATCCCCTCGTACAAGGCGCACCGCGTGGCCGAGGAGCATGAGGTCGGCCCCGACGAGGAGGTCGTGCCCGACACGCTCTCGCCACAGGTGCCGGTCATCGAGGACGTCCTGGACGCGCTCGGCATCGCGCGCGTGGGCGTCGAGGGGTACGAGGCGGACGACGTGATCGGCACGTTCACCGCCCGCGCCACCGGCCCGGTCGACATCGTCACCGGCGACCGCGACCTGTACCAGCTGGTGGACGACGCGCGCGGGGTGCGAGTGCTGTATCCCCTCAAGGGCGTCGGCACGCTCCAGCTCACCGACGAGGCGTGGCTGCGCGAGAAGTATGGCGTCGACGGGAGGGGGTACGCGGATCTGGCGACGCTGCGCGGGGACCCGAGCGACGGCCTGCCCGGCGTGCCCGGCATCGGCGAGAAGACAGCGGCCAAGCTGCTCACCGAGTTCGGGGACCTGGCCGGGATCATGGCCGCGGTCGACGACCCGAAGGCGAAGCTCACCCCGTCCCAGCGCAAACGGCTCGACGAGTCGCGGCCGTACGTCGCGGTGGCGCCGACGGTCGTGAAGGTCGCGGACGACGTCCCACTGCCGGACGTCGACACGACCCTGCCGCGTACGCCGCGCGATCCGGCGGCGCTGGAGAAACTCGCGGCCCGCTGGGGTCTGGGCGGATCGCTGCAGCGGCTGTTGACGACACTTGATACATGA
- a CDS encoding glycine betaine/L-proline ABC transporter ATP-binding protein: MSSTLEAEHLYKVFGRRPDQAVDRLRQGADRDELRADGTTAAVVDASFTVEPGQIFVVMGLSGSGKSTLLRMLNGLLEPTAGQVRFDGQDLTALGARELREVRANKISMVFQHFALFPHRSVLENAAYGLAVQGVPRAEREKRATEALEMCGLAGWEKSWPDELSGGMQQRVGLARALATDADLLLMDESFSALDPLIRRDMQDQLLTLQQRLKKTIVFITHDLNEAMRLGDRIAVMRDGSIVQIGTAEDILVRPADDYVASFTKDVDRSRVLTASSVMDTELRGDEADCQCATATPETPFAELCAISARLSHPVAVLDGKGKLVGVVPRQRLVGFLGDETGAPAPCDSPRDKGGEKVTARA, from the coding sequence GTGTCATCAACCCTTGAGGCAGAGCATCTGTACAAGGTGTTCGGCAGACGACCGGATCAAGCAGTCGACCGGCTCCGGCAAGGTGCCGACCGGGACGAACTGCGGGCCGACGGCACCACCGCTGCCGTGGTCGACGCGTCCTTCACCGTGGAACCCGGACAGATATTCGTTGTGATGGGCCTGTCGGGTTCAGGCAAGTCCACGTTGCTGCGCATGCTCAACGGGCTCCTGGAGCCGACTGCGGGACAGGTCCGGTTCGACGGACAGGACCTGACCGCTCTCGGCGCCCGGGAACTGCGTGAGGTCCGCGCGAACAAGATCAGCATGGTGTTCCAGCACTTCGCGCTGTTCCCGCACCGCAGTGTCCTGGAGAACGCCGCCTACGGCCTCGCCGTACAGGGAGTGCCCCGCGCCGAGCGGGAGAAGCGCGCCACCGAGGCGCTGGAGATGTGCGGCCTGGCCGGCTGGGAGAAGTCCTGGCCCGACGAGCTGTCCGGTGGTATGCAGCAGCGCGTGGGCCTGGCCCGAGCCCTGGCCACGGACGCCGATCTGCTGCTGATGGACGAGTCGTTCAGCGCGCTCGACCCGCTGATCCGCCGCGATATGCAGGACCAGCTCCTGACGCTCCAGCAGCGCCTGAAGAAGACCATCGTCTTCATCACCCACGACCTCAACGAGGCCATGCGCCTGGGCGATCGCATCGCCGTCATGCGCGACGGCAGCATCGTCCAGATCGGCACCGCCGAGGACATCCTGGTGCGCCCCGCCGACGACTACGTCGCCTCCTTCACCAAGGACGTCGACCGTTCCCGCGTCCTGACCGCGTCCTCCGTCATGGACACGGAGCTGCGCGGCGATGAGGCCGACTGTCAGTGCGCGACGGCAACGCCCGAGACGCCGTTCGCCGAACTGTGCGCCATCAGCGCCCGGCTCTCCCACCCCGTCGCCGTGCTCGACGGGAAGGGCAAGCTGGTCGGCGTCGTACCGCGCCAGCGGCTCGTCGGCTTCCTCGGTGACGAGACCGGGGCCCCCGCGCCGTGCGACTCCCCGCGCGACAAGGGCGGAGAGAAGGTGACGGCCCGTGCCTAG
- a CDS encoding FadR/GntR family transcriptional regulator: MPVDRDGTAQDGLAPVLRPVRAGNGFEEALEQILQVVRLGLVPGGERLPAERELAERLGISRVTLREVLKVLQDQGLVESRRGRYGGTFVLPRKDGGGEDELRRRVAEVDIEDMLRFREVLEVGAAGLCAAHGLTDEQTARLREALARTQDAPLSDYRRLDTLLHLTLAELCGSPSLTAQYAAVRATVNDLLDCIPLLVRNLEHSQRQHLAIVEAVLDGDADGAREMMREHCGGTAALLRGFLT; this comes from the coding sequence ATGCCGGTCGATCGCGACGGCACCGCTCAGGACGGGCTGGCCCCGGTGCTGCGGCCGGTGCGCGCGGGCAACGGTTTCGAGGAGGCGCTGGAGCAGATCCTCCAGGTCGTCCGCCTCGGCCTGGTGCCCGGCGGCGAGCGGCTGCCCGCCGAGCGGGAGCTGGCGGAGCGGCTCGGCATCAGCCGGGTCACCCTGCGCGAGGTGCTCAAGGTGCTCCAGGACCAGGGGCTCGTCGAGTCTCGCCGCGGGCGGTACGGCGGGACCTTCGTGCTGCCGCGCAAGGACGGCGGCGGCGAGGACGAGCTGCGGCGACGGGTCGCCGAGGTCGACATCGAGGACATGCTCCGCTTCCGTGAGGTGCTGGAGGTCGGCGCGGCCGGCCTGTGCGCCGCGCACGGCCTGACCGACGAGCAGACCGCCCGGCTCCGCGAGGCCCTCGCCCGCACGCAGGACGCTCCGCTGTCCGACTACCGCCGGCTGGACACACTGCTCCACCTCACCCTGGCCGAGCTGTGCGGGTCACCGTCGCTCACCGCGCAGTACGCGGCGGTCCGGGCCACGGTCAACGACCTGCTGGACTGCATCCCCCTCCTCGTCCGCAACCTCGAGCATTCCCAGCGGCAGCACCTCGCGATCGTCGAGGCGGTGCTGGACGGGGACGCGGACGGGGCGCGGGAGATGATGCGGGAGCACTGCGGGGGGACGGCGGCGCTGTTGCGGGGGTTCCTGACCTGA
- a CDS encoding gamma-glutamyl-gamma-aminobutyrate hydrolase family protein translates to MTGRPLIGISTYLEAGTRWGVWELEAALLPAGYPRLVQAAGGLAAMLPPDEPSLAASAVARLDGLVIAGGPDVEPVRYGAERDARTGPPARARDAWELALIEAALRARVPLLGICRGMQLLNVALGGTLVQHLDGHAEVVGVFGRHSVKPVPGTLYAGVVPEETAVPTYHHQSVDRLGAGLVASAHAADGTVEAVELPSVGWVLGVQWHPEMGEDLRVMGALVRAAAS, encoded by the coding sequence ATGACCGGCAGGCCGTTGATCGGCATCAGTACATATCTGGAGGCCGGGACCCGTTGGGGCGTGTGGGAGCTGGAGGCCGCGCTGCTGCCCGCCGGGTATCCGCGGCTCGTGCAGGCGGCGGGCGGGCTGGCCGCGATGCTGCCGCCGGACGAGCCCTCGCTCGCCGCATCGGCCGTGGCGCGGCTCGACGGGCTGGTGATCGCGGGCGGGCCGGATGTCGAGCCGGTTCGCTACGGCGCCGAGCGCGACGCCCGGACCGGGCCGCCGGCGCGGGCGCGTGACGCCTGGGAACTCGCGCTGATCGAGGCCGCGTTGCGGGCCCGCGTGCCGTTGCTGGGCATCTGCCGGGGCATGCAGCTGCTGAATGTCGCTCTCGGCGGGACGCTCGTGCAGCATCTCGACGGGCATGCGGAGGTGGTCGGTGTGTTCGGGCGGCATTCGGTCAAGCCCGTGCCGGGGACGTTGTACGCGGGTGTCGTCCCGGAGGAGACGGCCGTGCCGACGTATCACCATCAGTCCGTGGACCGGCTGGGGGCCGGGCTCGTGGCGTCGGCGCATGCGGCGGACGGGACCGTGGAGGCGGTGGAACTTCCTTCCGTTGGGTGGGTGTTGGGGGTGCAGTGGCATCCGGAGATGGGCGAGGATCTGCGCGTCATGGGCGCGTTGGTGCGTGCGGCTGCTTCCTGA
- a CDS encoding helical backbone metal receptor, protein MRVVSLVPSLTEAVARTLPGTLVGATDWCTRPADLDVPRVGGTKNPAIGRITALRPDLVVANEEENQAPDLQALRSRGIAVLVTEVRSVPQAFSELERTLTACGAKSRPRWLDEAETSWSALPAPQTRTTAVVPIWRRPWMVLGRDTFAGDVLSRLGVDNLYATHPERYPRIPVAELCAAAPDLVVLPDEPYRFTPDDGPEAFPDLPCALVDGRHLTWYGPSLTEAPRVLAEALRAAHR, encoded by the coding sequence GTGAGAGTCGTCTCCCTCGTCCCGTCGCTCACCGAGGCCGTCGCCCGGACACTGCCAGGGACCCTCGTCGGCGCCACCGACTGGTGCACCCGTCCGGCGGACCTGGACGTGCCCCGCGTCGGCGGCACCAAGAACCCGGCGATCGGCCGGATCACCGCGCTCCGTCCCGACCTGGTCGTCGCCAACGAGGAGGAGAACCAGGCACCGGACCTCCAGGCCCTGCGCTCCAGAGGCATCGCCGTCCTGGTCACCGAGGTGCGGAGCGTGCCGCAGGCGTTCAGCGAACTGGAGCGGACGCTGACCGCCTGCGGCGCGAAGAGCCGCCCCCGCTGGCTGGACGAGGCGGAGACGTCCTGGTCCGCGCTCCCGGCCCCACAGACCCGCACGACGGCGGTCGTCCCCATCTGGCGCCGCCCATGGATGGTCCTGGGCCGGGACACCTTCGCGGGCGACGTACTGTCCCGCCTCGGCGTGGACAACCTGTACGCGACCCACCCCGAGCGCTACCCCCGCATCCCCGTGGCCGAACTGTGCGCGGCTGCCCCCGACTTGGTGGTGCTCCCGGACGAGCCGTACCGCTTCACGCCGGACGACGGACCGGAGGCCTTCCCGGACCTGCCCTGTGCACTGGTCGACGGACGCCACCTCACCTGGTACGGCCCGTCGCTGACCGAGGCCCCACGAGTGCTGGCCGAGGCTCTGCGAGCAGCTCACCGCTGA